A window of Lepidochelys kempii isolate rLepKem1 chromosome 1, rLepKem1.hap2, whole genome shotgun sequence contains these coding sequences:
- the LOC140918458 gene encoding olfactory receptor 51G2-like, with protein MSAVNTTKFKSAVFLFTGISGQEDRHLWISLPFCLMYVISIVGNSVILFIIKTNPSLYEPMYIFLSMLATTDLGISIATMPTILGIYLFNSREISFDSCFAQLFFIHLFQCIESSVLLLMALDRFIAIRDPLRYNSILTLPRIATMGLVCVLRGVAVMLPLTILLKQFQYCRDNVLSHSYCMHQEVMKMACSDITVNNIYGLFTKLLTMGLDSLLIFLSYIMILKTVLSIASNSECLRALNTCISHFCAVLIFYTPDIFLSVIHRFENSCSPLLQILLGYISLLLPSLLNPIVYSVKSKHLRARIIRMFVK; from the coding sequence ATGTCAGCTGTCAATACCACCAAATTCAAATCTGCAGTGTTCCTTTTCACCGGAATATCTGGTCAGGAAGACAGGCATCTCTggatctctctccccttctgcttAATGTATGTTATTTCCATAgtaggaaattcagtcattctgttcattataaaaacaaatCCAAGCCTTTATGAGCCCATGTACATCTTCCTTTCCATGTTGGCCACCACAGACCTTGGCATATCGATAGCCACGATGCCGACGATACTTGGCATATACTTGTTTAACTCTAGGGAGATCAGCTTCGACTCCTGTTTTGCCCAGTTGTTCTTTATCCACTTGTTTCAATGCATTGAATCCTCAGTGCTCTTGCTGATGGCCCTTGACCGCTTCATCGCGATCCGTGACCCGCTGAGATATAACTCCATTTTAACCCTGCCGAGAATAGCCACGATGGGACTGGTGTGTGTTCTAAGAGGAGTGGCAGTAATGCTCCCACTCACCATTCTCCTGAAACAGTTCCAATACTGTCGAGACAATGTCCTCTCCCATTCTTACTGCATGCACCAGGAGGTAATGAAGATGGCTTGTTCGGACATCACAGTCAACAATATCTATGGCTTGTTTACTAAACTCTTAACAATGGGTCTGGACTCACTGCTCATCTTCCTCTCTTATATAATGATCCTCAAAACAGTGCTGAGTATCGCATCCAACTCTGAGTGCCTCAGGGCCCTGAACACCTGCATCTCCCACTTCTGCGCTGTCCTTATCTTCTATACACCAGACATCTTCTTGTCTGTGATACACAGATTTGAGAATAGCTgttctcccttgcttcagattctCCTGGGCTACATATCCCTGCTGCTCCCTTCCTTGCTGAACCCAATTGTGTACAGTGTGAAAAGCAAACACCTTCGTGCAAGAATAATCAGGATGTTCGTCAAGTAA
- the LOC140918491 gene encoding olfactory receptor 51G2-like → MSAVNDTTFKSSVFLLTGIPGQEDVQNLWISLPFCLNYVISILGNSVILFIIIIDPSLHEPMYIFLSMLGATDLGLSIATIPTILGIFLFNSREISFDACFAQLFFIHLFQCIESSVLLLMAFDRFIAIHEPLRYASILTLPRIARIGLVCMLRGVAVILPLPLLLKRFRYCRANILSHSYCLHVDVMKMACSDIRVNIIYGLFTKLLTMGLDSLLIFLSYIMILKTVLSIASNVECLRALNTCVSHLCAVLIFYTPDIFLSVIYRFGKNSFPLLQSLLVYICLLLPPLLNPIVYSVKSKHLRARIIRVFVK, encoded by the coding sequence ATGTCGGCTGTCAATGACACCACATTCAAATCTTCAGTGTTCCTTCTCAccgggatacctgggcaggaagacGTCCAAAATCTCTggatctctctccccttctgcttAAATTATGTTATTTCAATATtaggaaattcagtcattctgttcattataataatagatccaagcctccatgagcccatgtacattttcctctCCATGTTGGGCGCCACAGACCTTGGCTTATCGATAGCCACCATACCAACGATACTGGGCATATTCTTGTTTAACTCTCGGGAGATCAGCTTCGATGCCTGTTTTGCCCAGTTGTTCTTTATCCACTTGTTTCAATGCATTGAATCCTCAGTGCTCTTGCTGATGGCCTTTGACCGCTTCATTGCGATCCATGAACCGCTGAGATATGCCTCCATCTTAACCTTGCCGAGAATAGCCAGGATAGGACTGGTGTGTATGCTAAGGGGGGTGGCCGTAATACTCCCACTTCCCCTACTCCTTAAACGGTTCCGATACTGTCGAGCCAATAtcctctcccattcctactgCCTGCATGTGGATGTCATGAAGATGGCTTGTTCAGATATCAGAGTCAACATTATCTATGGATTGTTTACTAAACTCTTAACAATGGGTCTGGACTCGCTGCTCATTTTCCTCTCTTATATAATGATCCTCAAAACAGTGCTGAGTATCGCATCCAATGTTGAGTGCCTGAGGGCCCTGAACACCTGTGTCTCCCATCTCTGCGCTGTTCTTATCTTCTATACACCAGACATCTTCTTGTCTGTGATATACAGATTTGGAAAAAACTCTTTTCCCCTGCTTCAGAGTCTCCTGGTCTACATCTGCCTGCTGCTCCCCCCTTTGTTGAACCCAATTGTGTACAGTGTGAAAAGTAAACACCTTCGTGCAAGAATAATCAGGGTGTTCGTCAAGTGA